The segment ACTCCAATCAGAGTCCAGCCAAAATACAACTGGAACCAGTTGGAAATCCAAATGATGATCTTGGTTGCTGTGGGGATGGCAACCCCCATATCAACAAACAGCTTAGTGATCTTGGGCACAACAAAATAGAACCAGAAGAAGCAGGCTCCAACGACCACCGCGAAGATAAAGGCTGGGTAAATCAGCGCCCGTTTGGTTCCGCCAATAATCTCTTCGATATTCTCGAGATGCTCGGCAGACTTTTTGGCCATCTGATCCAACATACCGGTTTCCTCACCAATACGGCACATGTACTGCACCAATGGATTGAAAACCTTGGGATGCCTGGACAATGCCTCACCAAAGGTTTGACCACCTTCAATGTCAGTCCGCATGAACTTGAGTGTCATCAGGAGCATCGGATTCTTGATTTCCTGCATGATCTCGTCCATGGCAGACATAACCGGGACACCAGCCCCTAGCAGCATTGCCATATTATTGAAGAATTCAGCCAATTCCGGACGCTTGACCCGGGAAAAACCCTGAGTGGCCAACTTTGTCAGCCAAGACATGAAAGGACCAAAGCGTTTGATATCAATAACGACGCCACCCTGGCGTTCCAGATATCGAATGGCAGGGGAATTGTCCGTAAACGGCAGTTCCACCACCCCTCGGTCGACCTTTCCTGCGGAGGTCAGCAGCTTGAATCGAAAAATGGGCATTGCGTTTTGCTTTCCCCGTTTCTACTCGTTCTTACGCGATGCGCTAGAATCTCGTCTTACCGAGTACGCGCTGCAACTCCTCAACCGTGGTAACACCTTGTTGAACCTTGACCACTCCCACATCATACATGGTGCGGAAGCCCTTGCGTTTGGCCATGCTTTCCAACTGAGTGAGTTCGATGTCACGTTCCATGGCTTCACGCACATCACGATCAACCACAAGAATCTCATAGACCAGTGTTCGACCTATGTAGCCTGTTTGATTGCAAGCCTCGCAGCCCTTACCACGATACAATTTGGTTATCTGAGCACCGCCAAGATAGTCGAGATCATCCTGGCTGGGGGCATATTCCTCTTTGCAATGAGGACAGATAATACGCACCAGACGCTGACTGACGACACCGATCAAACTCTCGGAGAGCAATTGCGTATCCATCCCCAAGCCCTGCAGACGCGGGATGGAACCGATGGCGGTGTTGGCGTGCAAAGTAGACAGGACCAAGTGACCAGTCGTCGCGGCAGTCAGTGCCGTTGACGCTGTCTCTTCGTCTCGCATTTCACCGATGAGGATGACATCCGGGTCATGGCGAAGGAAGTGGCGCATGGCATTGGAGAAATTGTAACCCGCACCTTCGTTGACCTGGGTCTGGCGTGCCAGGGGAACCACATACTCAATGGGGTTTTCAACCGTGAGCACGTTCTTGCCCAGCAGATCCAACGAGGTCAGGCCCGCAACAAGGGTTGTTGATTTACCTGAACCGGTAGGACCGGTCAGCAGCAGAATCCCAAAGGGTTCGTCGAAGATTCGCGCCAGAATGGCCACGTCCTCTTCAAGGAATCCAAGGGCTGGGAAGCTGAAGCTAGCTTTTTCCTGTGACAGCAAACGCATGACCACGTTTTCGCCGAACGGAGTGACAATTGACGAGACACGAATGTCGTAACGCCGTTCCAGCAGGTTGGCTGTCCAGCGACCATCCTGCGGCAATCTCTGCTCAGCGATATCCATGCCGGCCTGAAGCTTGATGGAGGTCGTCACCCTTGATAGGGCGGGAGGCAGGAAAGCCACGTTGGACATCACACCGTCAACGCGGAAAGCGACCGCAATGCCGCGGGCCATGGGGCGCAGGTGAACGTCCGTTGCGCGCTGTTTCACAGCCAGCAGCAGGATGTAATTGATGAGCGTATCGGGGCTGACCGTACGCGACGTATCCGCCGCGATGATCCCCACCTCGCGCTGCAAGAGCTTCTCAACCGGATTGTCGAGAAAGTAGAAATAGTTGTAGATCGCAGAAATGACCCGGCTTTCCTCGGCCATGACAAATCGAGGCCGCATGCCTGTGGCACGGACGATCATTTGCTCCAGCTTTCCATCCGGAATATCCGAAATACACGCAAGAATCTCGTTATCCTGCTGAGCGATGGGAAACACGCGCTGAGCAAGACAAGCATTACGATTGAAGCGCTTCAGAAGCTGATAGTCGGGGGTCATGCTGTCGAGCTTGACGTAATCAAGCTTGAGCTGCTGGGAGACTGTGTAGACCAGGTCATATTCGGACACCAAACCGGTCCGAGTCAGGACCTGACCGAGTTTTTCCTTGGTCACACGCTGGACCTGGAGGGCATAGCGAATATGTTCGTCGCCAATGAACCCCTTGTCCCTGAGCAAATCACCGATACGAATCGGAGCGGCCATATGGTCCACCTCTTCAACAGGTTGTGCCGAAACTCCGGCTTGGAGCTGCGGTTTCCTTCGGCGGCCCGGCCATCTCAGGGAGATCCGTGGCTTTCCGTCCCCGCCTTGCGACGGGTTTGGCTTATCTGGAAATTCGCTACCCCTGTTTCGACATCACGTTCAGCCAGAACACCGTTTCCGGATCCGGCCACATGGTGCGCTTGAGCTTCATGTCTTTCTGAAAGCTGTTGATAGCGCGCCATGTCACTGGTCCGACCATCCCGTCATCAGGGCCCCAATAGTAGCCGAGCTTCTTGAGCATCCGCTGCAGGACCAGGATATCCTCGTGGCGGTAGCCGTAGTAGAAATCCTTCACTATGAATGGAGGATGCCACAATGCAAGCCACGCGGGATTGTCGTTAACGGTTTTTTTCCAGGGGAAGGCGGTGAATGACACCACACGCTTGGCAGGCAGCCGATCGAGCTTCAGAGCCTGCACCCCCCCGGGCAGAACCTCTTCCAATCTATCAATCTGTCCGGAATCCACTGCGTCTGAGAAATCGCTGACTTTGGATTCCAGGCCCATCGGCTTTAAAAAATCATAGTAAGAGCCAGGAAAAGTCTTCACTGCTTTTACTAATTGTTGATTACCTGATGATGTCGCAGCTTTGGGTTCTGCTGTCAAGGAGACTTTTTGACTTTTCAATGCCTTGGAGGCATCTGCCTGCGGCTTTTCAGCAACATCGGCGATCATGACCTGCGGCTTTTCAATCACACTTTGAGCCGCAACGACGGGGGCAGGCTTCTGTTCTGCAATCCTGACAACAGGTGCAACTTCAGGCTTCTGTGCAGGTTGTTGCTCCTGCTGCTCCTGTGCAGGTTGCATTGCAACCATCACCCGTTCCACAACAAAACCCAAAGGGCTTCGCGCTCCAGCATCAGAGGGAATATACGGCAGCACCGCTGCAGCAAACAACATCAGCACACCCGCAACCAGAGCAAA is part of the Desulfovibrio ferrophilus genome and harbors:
- a CDS encoding GspE/PulE family protein, whose amino-acid sequence is MAAPIRIGDLLRDKGFIGDEHIRYALQVQRVTKEKLGQVLTRTGLVSEYDLVYTVSQQLKLDYVKLDSMTPDYQLLKRFNRNACLAQRVFPIAQQDNEILACISDIPDGKLEQMIVRATGMRPRFVMAEESRVISAIYNYFYFLDNPVEKLLQREVGIIAADTSRTVSPDTLINYILLLAVKQRATDVHLRPMARGIAVAFRVDGVMSNVAFLPPALSRVTTSIKLQAGMDIAEQRLPQDGRWTANLLERRYDIRVSSIVTPFGENVVMRLLSQEKASFSFPALGFLEEDVAILARIFDEPFGILLLTGPTGSGKSTTLVAGLTSLDLLGKNVLTVENPIEYVVPLARQTQVNEGAGYNFSNAMRHFLRHDPDVILIGEMRDEETASTALTAATTGHLVLSTLHANTAIGSIPRLQGLGMDTQLLSESLIGVVSQRLVRIICPHCKEEYAPSQDDLDYLGGAQITKLYRGKGCEACNQTGYIGRTLVYEILVVDRDVREAMERDIELTQLESMAKRKGFRTMYDVGVVKVQQGVTTVEELQRVLGKTRF
- a CDS encoding type II secretion system F family protein; translated protein: MPIFRFKLLTSAGKVDRGVVELPFTDNSPAIRYLERQGGVVIDIKRFGPFMSWLTKLATQGFSRVKRPELAEFFNNMAMLLGAGVPVMSAMDEIMQEIKNPMLLMTLKFMRTDIEGGQTFGEALSRHPKVFNPLVQYMCRIGEETGMLDQMAKKSAEHLENIEEIIGGTKRALIYPAFIFAVVVGACFFWFYFVVPKITKLFVDMGVAIPTATKIIIWISNWFQLYFGWTLIGVIGTIFFMGYVRRNSTRVRYIMDVILLRVPIFSTIIETSIIARITEYLGILIGAGVGVVRTLEIITDSMSNLVYKGRLILVQDSVKNGNPLSDSLKSAEALHPFAVRMVSVGEQTGRIEEQTEYVAKLYRDKLSALVEVLGKTLEPAMLVFMGVVFGAIFAGLMLPIYDMIGKL